A part of Dehalococcoidia bacterium genomic DNA contains:
- a CDS encoding phosphotransferase — translation MTGADAPDIDLREVLALYGIASARISPLPGGMVNLSFRVDAPEGAFALKWYRPWLRESRPERLRFVCETQAAVHQAGVPAPAIVPDLEGDLFVETGAGAFVLSDFVEGRQFPRGRMPAACAEAMGAELHRLFEALSEIQVAEQRS, via the coding sequence GTGACTGGCGCTGACGCACCGGACATCGACCTCCGGGAGGTCCTGGCGCTATACGGCATCGCGAGCGCGCGCATTTCGCCGCTCCCGGGGGGCATGGTCAACCTGAGCTTCAGGGTCGACGCGCCCGAGGGGGCGTTCGCCCTCAAGTGGTACCGGCCCTGGCTCAGGGAGTCGCGGCCGGAGCGCCTGCGCTTCGTGTGTGAGACGCAGGCGGCGGTGCACCAGGCCGGAGTGCCCGCGCCGGCGATCGTCCCGGACCTGGAGGGAGACCTCTTCGTCGAAACCGGCGCCGGGGCCTTCGTCCTCAGCGATTTCGTCGAGGGGCGCCAGTTCCCGCGCGGGCGCATGCCTGCAGCCTGCGCCGAGGCGATGGGCGCCGAGCTCCACCGGTTGTTCGAAGCTCTTTCGGAGATCCAGGTAGCGGAGCAGCGCTCCTAG